Proteins encoded together in one Entomobacter blattae window:
- the pqqD gene encoding pyrroloquinoline quinone biosynthesis peptide chaperone PqqD, with product MHSLISPASIPILPRGVRLQHDRARNQWVIQAPERAFVLDSIAHAIFSEIDGQRSIAQIAQHLAQQYDASEEAISHDIIDLMEEMLNLQVITL from the coding sequence ATGCATTCTCTCATCAGCCCTGCCTCCATTCCCATATTACCGCGCGGTGTTCGCCTTCAGCATGACAGGGCACGAAATCAATGGGTGATTCAAGCTCCAGAACGAGCGTTTGTTCTCGATAGCATAGCACATGCCATTTTCTCAGAAATTGATGGTCAGCGTTCCATCGCCCAAATCGCCCAACACCTTGCCCAGCAGTACGATGCCTCAGAAGAAGCCATATCCCACGATATTATAGACCTTATGGAAGAAATGCTAAACCTACAGGTCATTACCTTATGA
- a CDS encoding AI-2E family transporter produces MSDEKIQANQPYEVKQQKKAIEAVKKTSFGFNKVCLLILTLLAIFYTLHFAASIILPFVLALVLNLLFAPLMRFFHKRAKLPKPLAAIFLIIVLFVVVSAIGTAISVPAARWIAKIPDSLPILEAKLSILKGPVHILQDGYNRLQFIIDQKIFTETPRLQPSIITKGNSSELLTLGSSVLSGTGELLFEMFTMLILLFFLLAEGDSLLWRVVEIMPTVLEKKRLIHIVGEIERNVSIYLVTITIMNILVGLANMIQCWVLGMPNPLLWGVLAFLLNYIPIIGPGVGIVIYFFVGLFAFPTLLMAFIPPLIYFFIHLVEGETLTPMLLAKRFTLNPVMVMASLMFWDWLWGISGAFLSLPMLAVLKILCDNINFLTPIGHILGGPAQPTSLRTLVKGR; encoded by the coding sequence ATGAGTGATGAAAAAATTCAGGCCAACCAACCTTATGAGGTTAAGCAACAGAAAAAGGCTATAGAAGCTGTAAAAAAAACCTCTTTTGGCTTTAACAAGGTCTGCCTTTTGATTTTAACATTGCTGGCCATTTTTTACACTTTGCATTTTGCAGCATCCATTATACTGCCCTTTGTATTGGCTTTGGTTTTAAATTTACTTTTTGCGCCTCTAATGCGGTTTTTTCATAAAAGAGCAAAACTTCCCAAGCCTTTAGCTGCTATTTTTCTTATTATTGTGTTGTTCGTTGTTGTTAGTGCCATTGGCACGGCCATTTCTGTTCCTGCGGCACGGTGGATAGCGAAAATTCCCGATAGCCTGCCCATATTAGAGGCGAAGCTATCCATTCTTAAGGGGCCTGTTCATATCCTTCAGGATGGGTATAACCGACTCCAATTTATCATTGACCAAAAAATCTTTACCGAGACTCCCCGCCTCCAGCCTTCAATTATTACCAAAGGTAATAGCTCGGAGCTGTTAACCTTAGGGTCTTCTGTCTTGTCCGGAACAGGTGAACTCCTGTTTGAAATGTTCACCATGCTGATTCTTCTCTTTTTTCTGCTTGCTGAAGGCGATAGCCTTTTGTGGCGTGTGGTGGAGATTATGCCCACAGTGCTAGAAAAGAAAAGACTGATTCATATTGTAGGTGAAATTGAGAGAAATGTTTCTATCTACTTGGTCACCATAACGATTATGAATATTCTGGTGGGATTGGCCAATATGATCCAATGTTGGGTTTTAGGAATGCCAAACCCATTATTGTGGGGGGTATTGGCTTTTTTGCTTAATTATATTCCCATTATTGGGCCAGGGGTAGGCATTGTTATTTACTTTTTTGTAGGGCTCTTTGCTTTTCCCACTCTTCTTATGGCGTTTATACCGCCCTTAATTTATTTTTTCATTCATTTGGTTGAAGGCGAAACTTTAACCCCCATGTTGCTGGCAAAAAGATTTACCTTAAATCCCGTTATGGTTATGGCATCCCTGATGTTTTGGGATTGGCTATGGGGTATTTCAGGGGCTTTTCTTTCCTTACCCATGTTGGCTGTACTAAAGATTTTATGTGATAATATTAATTTCCTAACCCCTATAGGGCATATTTTAGGAGGCCCTGCTCAACCGACCTCGCTTCGGACTTTGGTTAAAGGACGTTAG
- the pqqC gene encoding pyrroloquinoline-quinone synthase PqqC, producing the protein MNNPFMTPDELEQALRKIGAERYHRNHPFHHAMTDGKLTKGQIQAWALNRYCYQAAIPIKDAYILARMPTIEGRKEWRRRIVDHDGDEKSAGGIERWLKLTTSLGLEREYVISMEGALPITRFSVESYINYVREKPLLLAIASSLTELFSPDIISSRVEGMLKHYDFITQESLAYFTPRLTQAPKDSAFALDYVKKHAITADQQQAVLSALRFKCDVLWSMLDALDYSYSTPSHLPPGAFVPR; encoded by the coding sequence ATGAATAACCCTTTCATGACGCCTGATGAACTCGAGCAGGCCTTACGCAAAATTGGCGCCGAACGTTACCACCGTAATCATCCTTTCCACCATGCGATGACGGACGGAAAGCTAACAAAAGGGCAAATTCAGGCCTGGGCACTCAATCGTTACTGCTATCAAGCCGCCATACCCATTAAAGATGCCTACATACTCGCTCGTATGCCAACTATTGAAGGACGAAAGGAATGGAGAAGGCGTATTGTTGACCATGATGGCGATGAAAAAAGTGCTGGAGGAATTGAACGGTGGTTAAAATTAACCACATCACTGGGGTTGGAGAGGGAGTATGTCATCTCCATGGAAGGAGCCTTGCCTATTACCCGTTTTTCAGTGGAATCCTATATTAACTATGTCAGGGAAAAGCCACTTCTCCTTGCCATTGCTTCTTCATTAACCGAGTTATTTTCGCCGGACATTATTAGTTCTCGGGTTGAAGGCATGCTGAAACATTATGATTTTATTACCCAAGAAAGCCTGGCCTATTTTACTCCTCGCCTAACCCAGGCCCCTAAAGATTCTGCCTTTGCACTTGATTATGTTAAAAAACATGCCATTACTGCCGACCAGCAACAGGCTGTTTTATCTGCCCTTCGCTTTAAATGCGATGTTTTGTGGAGCATGCTGGATGCCCTTGATTATTCCTATAGTACGCCAAGCCACCTTCCTCCCGGTGCTTTTGTCCCGCGGTGA
- a CDS encoding ArnT family glycosyltransferase, with protein sequence MHLASRLCVAIAIVVFFLFLPGRASLPPLDRDEARYMQATSQMVESGDWIDVRFQDKPRYLQPAGIYWLEALAVKAAGPRYERATWPYRIPSLLSACAAVLLTMWLGSALFGLPAGVLAAGLLATSVLLTAESRMATIDTTLLMFVLLAEAAILKAWQNNALPRLLPLRYAFLYWGAIGCGLMLKGPVILIPALGTPLALMIIERQKDWWRHLRPSWGWGLTVLIVIPWCLAIGILTHGDFYTHSLGTNFFGKVANGRESHGLPPGYHIAILSIGFWPASLFLAMALPFIWLNRYKAETRFLICWIVPHWLVFEAIATKLPHYVLPIYPALAILTASAFTHTQSWRWPKSLLGKILLGVYALIWLGTGLLLAIAGPYLLWKQEQLLSPAAIVIAVGALPLIILTLWFVWKKNIWRAVACALGSAAIIYIGLFLTVIPKLSTLWLSPRLAQMIEDIKPCPHPFLASVSYSEPSLVFLTEGKIHLLNIEDAVKALPAHQDCALILADKKDEGLLMETLKHQNLHATKRAIVKGVNYSNGKKLEIGFFQPAP encoded by the coding sequence ATGCATTTAGCATCTCGTCTCTGTGTTGCCATTGCCATTGTGGTCTTCTTTTTATTCCTTCCCGGGCGTGCGAGCCTTCCTCCGCTCGATCGAGATGAAGCTCGTTATATGCAGGCAACATCCCAAATGGTTGAAAGCGGTGACTGGATTGACGTTCGCTTTCAGGACAAACCACGTTACTTGCAGCCTGCAGGGATTTATTGGCTTGAGGCTCTTGCCGTAAAAGCGGCCGGCCCCCGTTATGAACGTGCTACATGGCCCTATCGTATTCCTTCTCTTCTCTCAGCATGTGCTGCTGTGTTGTTAACCATGTGGTTGGGCTCTGCTCTTTTTGGGCTTCCTGCTGGCGTGTTGGCTGCTGGCCTTTTAGCCACGTCAGTATTGCTAACCGCAGAAAGCCGAATGGCAACAATCGATACAACATTGCTCATGTTTGTACTCCTCGCTGAAGCGGCTATTCTCAAAGCATGGCAAAATAATGCCCTTCCACGGCTCCTTCCCTTACGGTATGCTTTCCTTTACTGGGGCGCAATAGGCTGCGGGCTTATGCTTAAGGGGCCTGTTATCCTTATTCCTGCCCTTGGCACCCCCCTTGCTCTTATGATCATTGAACGACAAAAAGACTGGTGGCGCCACCTTCGTCCCTCATGGGGGTGGGGTTTAACCGTGCTGATTGTGATACCCTGGTGTTTAGCTATTGGTATTTTAACCCATGGTGATTTCTATACCCATTCTCTGGGTACAAACTTTTTTGGTAAAGTGGCCAATGGGCGCGAATCTCATGGATTACCCCCCGGCTATCATATTGCCATACTCTCCATTGGATTTTGGCCAGCCTCACTCTTTCTCGCCATGGCACTCCCTTTTATCTGGCTTAACCGTTACAAAGCAGAAACCCGTTTCCTTATCTGTTGGATTGTCCCACATTGGCTTGTTTTTGAGGCAATTGCCACAAAACTTCCCCACTATGTACTGCCCATTTACCCTGCCTTGGCTATTTTAACAGCAAGTGCCTTCACCCATACTCAATCATGGCGATGGCCTAAATCCCTCCTAGGAAAAATCCTTTTGGGAGTTTATGCCCTGATATGGTTGGGAACAGGTCTTCTTCTTGCCATTGCAGGCCCATATCTACTATGGAAGCAAGAACAGCTTCTCTCTCCAGCGGCGATTGTTATTGCTGTAGGCGCTCTACCCCTCATCATTTTAACGTTATGGTTTGTCTGGAAAAAGAACATATGGCGGGCGGTTGCCTGTGCATTAGGGTCTGCTGCCATTATTTATATCGGTCTGTTTTTAACGGTTATTCCTAAACTTTCCACCCTATGGCTGAGCCCACGTCTTGCACAGATGATAGAAGATATAAAACCGTGTCCTCACCCCTTTCTCGCATCGGTTTCCTACTCGGAGCCAAGCCTGGTTTTCCTAACAGAGGGAAAAATCCATTTGCTCAATATTGAAGATGCTGTCAAAGCCCTCCCTGCCCATCAGGATTGCGCCCTTATCCTTGCCGATAAAAAGGACGAAGGACTCCTTATGGAAACCCTGAAGCACCAAAATTTACACGCCACAAAAAGGGCGATCGTTAAAGGCGTCAACTACTCCAATGGCAAAAAGCTAGAAATTGGGTTTTTTCAACCAGCACCGTAA
- the pqqB gene encoding pyrroloquinoline quinone biosynthesis protein PqqB: MMEIIVLGSAAGGGFPQWNCNSLASQRVRNHDPFAKYRTQASIAVSADHEHWFIINASPDLRSQILATQELTPKEGKRSTPIAGVILTGGEVDVVAGLLTLREREHFNLLATSEVLHILQSNPIFSALDPNFVNRQTLRLEHPQELNLKNGAPSGLTITAFAVPGKVPLYLEKEEDPAAITENGDTIGLKITDGKKTVFYIPGCAFIPLSLAQRLYGADAVFFDGTLWRDDEMIKAGLSEKTGQRMGHMSIHGDQGTLKAFEHIKINQKIFIHVNNSNPILLEDSPEYRLTQQAGWDVAFDGMRIIYE, from the coding sequence ATGATGGAAATCATCGTTTTGGGTTCTGCTGCCGGTGGTGGATTTCCTCAGTGGAACTGTAATAGCTTGGCAAGCCAAAGGGTACGTAATCATGACCCTTTTGCTAAATATCGTACACAAGCCTCCATTGCTGTTAGTGCTGATCATGAACATTGGTTTATTATCAATGCATCACCGGATTTACGCTCTCAAATCTTGGCCACTCAAGAGCTTACCCCTAAAGAAGGCAAGCGCTCAACTCCTATCGCTGGAGTTATCCTCACAGGGGGAGAGGTCGATGTTGTGGCAGGCTTGTTGACCTTACGAGAACGCGAACATTTTAATCTTTTAGCGACTTCCGAAGTGCTCCACATTTTGCAGAGTAATCCCATTTTTTCAGCACTGGATCCCAATTTTGTCAATCGCCAAACTTTACGCTTAGAACACCCCCAAGAGCTTAACCTTAAAAATGGGGCCCCTTCCGGCTTAACCATAACAGCTTTTGCCGTACCGGGTAAAGTTCCTCTCTATCTTGAAAAGGAAGAAGATCCCGCAGCGATTACCGAAAATGGTGATACGATCGGACTAAAAATTACAGATGGGAAAAAGACGGTTTTTTATATTCCTGGCTGCGCTTTTATCCCCCTTTCCCTTGCCCAGCGCTTATATGGGGCCGATGCCGTTTTTTTCGACGGCACCCTCTGGCGCGATGATGAAATGATTAAAGCCGGATTAAGTGAAAAAACCGGCCAACGTATGGGCCATATGTCCATTCACGGCGATCAGGGCACCTTAAAAGCATTTGAACATATCAAGATTAACCAAAAAATTTTTATACATGTTAATAACTCTAACCCCATCCTTCTTGAAGACTCGCCTGAATATCGTCTGACACAACAAGCCGGATGGGATGTGGCATTTGATGGAATGAGAATAATTTATGAATAA
- the pqqA gene encoding pyrroloquinoline quinone precursor peptide PqqA yields MAWKKPSVKEISLGGEINSYVCGQKK; encoded by the coding sequence ATGGCTTGGAAAAAACCTTCTGTAAAAGAAATCTCTCTTGGTGGAGAAATCAACAGCTACGTTTGTGGCCAGAAAAAATAA